The following are encoded together in the Thiobacillus sp. SCUT-2 genome:
- a CDS encoding XrtA/PEP-CTERM system amidotransferase, which produces MCGITGIFDIGGSNAISRELLHRMNEAQFHRGPDEGGLHLEPGLGLGHRRLSIIDLASGQQPLFNEDGSVVVVFNGEIYNFQQLVPELEALGHVFRTHSDTEVIVHAWEAWGETCVRRFRGMFAFALWDRNRETLFVVRDRFGVKPLYYAFLDTGEFIFGSELKALLVHPSLARDIDPLAVEEYFAYGYVPEPRTIFKRVQKLPPGFTLTLRRGAARALPKQYWDVPFEPVPVKDEAAAMDELVERLKESIRLRMIADVPLGAFLSGGVDSSAVVAMMATQSPTPVNTCSIGFDDPAFDEVAFAQQVADRYRTRHHVETVAADDFSLVGKLAQVYDEPYADSSALPTYRVCELARKHVKVALSGDGGDEHFAGYRRYRWFRYEERMRSVMPLMLRRPLFGALGRLYPKADWAPRVFRAKTTFEALARDTVEGYFHGVSLLSDAQRRQLFSPAFKRELQGYEAVEVLRRHAAVAPTDDPLSLVQYLDMKTYLVGDILTKVDRASMAHALEVREPLLDHELMGWVSGLPTDLKLRGTEGKYLLKKAMEPYLPHDVLYRRKMGFSVPLAAWFRGPLAATIRSVVLGERLASTGLFNRDYLREVVDAHQSGRRDCSVILWTVLMFDAFLGQVLGMDEAQREAA; this is translated from the coding sequence ATGTGCGGCATTACAGGCATATTCGACATCGGCGGCTCGAACGCGATTTCGCGCGAGCTGCTGCATCGGATGAACGAAGCGCAGTTCCATCGCGGCCCCGACGAGGGCGGGCTGCATCTCGAGCCGGGGCTCGGACTGGGGCACCGGCGACTGTCGATCATCGATCTGGCCAGCGGCCAGCAGCCGCTCTTCAACGAGGACGGCTCGGTCGTCGTCGTGTTCAACGGCGAGATCTACAATTTCCAGCAGCTGGTTCCCGAGCTCGAGGCGCTGGGCCACGTCTTCCGCACCCATTCCGACACCGAAGTCATCGTCCATGCCTGGGAGGCCTGGGGCGAGACCTGCGTCCGGCGCTTCCGCGGCATGTTCGCCTTCGCGCTGTGGGACCGGAATCGCGAGACGCTGTTCGTCGTGCGCGACCGCTTCGGCGTCAAGCCCCTCTACTATGCCTTCCTGGACACCGGCGAATTCATCTTCGGTTCCGAGCTGAAGGCCCTGCTCGTGCATCCGAGCCTCGCACGCGACATCGACCCGCTGGCGGTCGAGGAATATTTCGCGTACGGCTATGTCCCCGAGCCGCGCACCATCTTCAAGCGCGTGCAGAAGCTGCCGCCGGGCTTCACCCTCACCCTCAGGCGCGGAGCGGCGCGCGCCTTGCCGAAGCAATACTGGGACGTGCCGTTCGAGCCGGTCCCCGTGAAGGACGAGGCGGCGGCGATGGACGAGCTGGTCGAGCGCCTGAAGGAGTCGATCCGCCTGCGCATGATCGCCGACGTGCCGCTCGGCGCCTTTCTTTCCGGCGGCGTCGATTCGAGCGCGGTGGTCGCGATGATGGCGACGCAGTCGCCCACGCCGGTGAACACCTGCTCGATCGGCTTCGACGATCCCGCCTTCGACGAGGTGGCGTTCGCGCAGCAGGTCGCCGACCGCTACCGCACGCGGCACCATGTGGAGACCGTCGCCGCCGACGACTTCAGCCTGGTCGGCAAGCTCGCGCAGGTCTACGACGAGCCCTACGCCGATTCGTCGGCGCTGCCGACCTACCGGGTCTGCGAGCTGGCGCGCAAGCACGTGAAGGTGGCGCTGTCGGGCGACGGCGGCGACGAACATTTCGCCGGCTACCGGCGCTATCGCTGGTTCCGCTACGAGGAGCGGATGCGCTCGGTAATGCCGCTGATGCTGCGCCGCCCGCTGTTCGGCGCGCTCGGCCGGCTGTACCCGAAGGCCGACTGGGCGCCGCGGGTATTCCGCGCCAAGACGACCTTCGAGGCGCTCGCGCGCGACACCGTCGAAGGCTATTTCCACGGCGTCTCGCTGCTGTCCGACGCGCAGCGCAGGCAGCTGTTCTCGCCCGCGTTCAAGCGCGAGCTGCAAGGCTACGAAGCAGTCGAGGTCCTGCGTCGCCACGCGGCCGTGGCGCCGACCGACGATCCGCTGTCGCTGGTGCAGTATCTCGACATGAAGACCTATCTGGTCGGCGACATCCTCACCAAGGTCGACCGCGCCAGCATGGCGCATGCGCTCGAGGTGCGCGAGCCCCTGCTCGACCACGAGCTGATGGGCTGGGTGTCGGGCCTGCCGACCGATCTCAAGTTGCGCGGGACCGAGGGCAAGTATCTGCTGAAGAAGGCGATGGAGCCCTATCTGCCGCACGACGTGCTGTACCGCCGGAAGATGGGCTTTTCGGTGCCGCTGGCGGCCTGGTTCCGCGGGCCGCTCGCGGCGACCATCCGCAGTGTCGTGCTCGGGGAGCGGCTGGCGTCGACCGGCCTCTTCAACCGGGACTACCTGCGCGAGGTGGTCGACGCCCACCAGTCCGGTCGCCGCGACTGTTCGGTGATCCTGTGGACGGTCCTGATGTTCGATGCCTTCCTCGGCCAGGTGCTGGGGATGGACGAGGCACAACGCGAGGCGGCATGA
- a CDS encoding TIGR04063 family PEP-CTERM/XrtA system glycosyltransferase codes for MKILHVFDHTLPLHSGYTFRSAAILRNQRKLGWQTWHLSGPRQIDCTVPEEDADGLHFYRTPKPAGLLTRLPGGEPFAAMAAIEKRLLGLARELQPDVIHAHSPVLDAVPAIRVGRRLGIPVVYEIRAFWEDAAVDHGSTREGSLRYRLTRALETWAVKRADAVTVICEGLRGDLVGRGIPPGKITVIPNAVDIEKFALGGKADPELKMKLGLGNSRVLGFIGSFYAYEGLDLLIAALPAILRQVPDVKVLLVGGGPQDTALKRQVMALDLKDRVVFTGRVPHADVNRYYDLIDVLVYPRHPMRLTELVTPLKPLEAMAQGRLMVASDVGGHRELIQDGKTGVLFRAGQAGELASKVVALLKYEQGWDGMKKNGRHFVETERNWAASVARYRGVYGSLAGPGWEAALG; via the coding sequence ATGAAGATCCTGCACGTATTCGACCATACCCTGCCGCTGCATTCCGGCTACACCTTCCGCAGCGCGGCGATTCTGCGCAACCAGCGCAAGCTGGGCTGGCAGACCTGGCATCTTTCCGGCCCCCGCCAGATCGACTGCACCGTGCCCGAGGAGGACGCCGACGGCCTGCATTTCTATCGCACGCCGAAGCCGGCGGGATTGCTCACCAGGCTGCCCGGAGGCGAGCCGTTCGCGGCGATGGCGGCGATCGAGAAGCGCCTGCTCGGGCTGGCACGTGAACTGCAGCCCGACGTCATCCACGCCCACTCGCCGGTGCTCGACGCCGTTCCGGCGATCCGCGTCGGCCGCAGGCTGGGGATTCCCGTCGTCTACGAAATCCGCGCCTTCTGGGAGGACGCCGCGGTCGACCACGGCAGCACGCGCGAGGGCAGCCTTCGCTACCGGCTGACGCGCGCGCTGGAAACGTGGGCCGTCAAGCGGGCCGACGCGGTGACCGTCATCTGCGAGGGCCTGCGCGGCGATCTCGTCGGGCGCGGCATCCCGCCCGGCAAGATCACCGTCATCCCCAACGCGGTCGATATCGAGAAATTCGCGCTGGGCGGCAAGGCGGATCCCGAACTGAAGATGAAGCTCGGGCTCGGGAACAGCCGCGTGCTCGGCTTCATCGGCTCGTTCTACGCCTACGAGGGGCTCGACCTGCTGATCGCCGCCCTGCCTGCGATTCTCAGGCAGGTGCCGGACGTCAAGGTGCTCCTGGTCGGCGGGGGGCCGCAGGACACGGCGTTGAAGCGGCAGGTCATGGCGCTCGACCTCAAGGATCGCGTCGTCTTCACCGGGCGCGTGCCGCATGCCGACGTGAACCGCTACTACGATCTGATCGACGTGCTCGTGTATCCGCGCCATCCGATGCGCCTGACCGAGCTCGTCACGCCGCTGAAGCCGCTCGAGGCGATGGCACAGGGCCGGCTGATGGTGGCCTCCGACGTCGGCGGGCACCGCGAACTGATCCAGGACGGCAAGACCGGCGTGCTGTTTCGCGCGGGCCAGGCGGGCGAACTGGCGAGCAAGGTCGTGGCGCTGCTCAAATACGAGCAGGGCTGGGATGGCATGAAGAAGAACGGCCGCCATTTCGTGGAGACCGAACGCAACTGGGCCGCCAGCGTGGCGCGCTATCGGGGCGTGTACGGCAGCCTCGCCGGGCCGGGATGGGAGGCGGCGCTTGGCTGA
- a CDS encoding glycosyltransferase: MAEARAGAAGAIDLVVFSTLFPSVARPGAGLFIRERMFRVAQHRPLAVVSPQPWFPGLALIRRVRPGYRPQAPALEIQQGIRVYHPRFLAAPGILRRFDGLSMALASFFLLRRLKREGARLIDAHFAYPDGAAAVTLGRWLGLSVTITLRGTEVPHSRDTRLRRRLARALGAATRVFAVSDSLRRLALDLGAAPEKTEVIGNGVDLGMFHPVDRHAARARYDLPDRAQVLVSVGGLVERKGMHRVIDCLPMLIERHPDLHYVVVGGGGPEGDMRAELEAQAARLGLSDRVHFLGALPPEALKWPLSAADVFVLATRNEGWANVFLEAMACGLPVVTTDVGGNAEVVCHPGLGRIVPFGDAAALQAALDEALDAHWDRDAILAYARANQWDARVAQLLRAFAPLLSSPSPADRHMPTAARR; the protein is encoded by the coding sequence TTGGCTGAGGCACGTGCCGGTGCGGCGGGGGCGATCGATCTCGTCGTGTTCAGTACGCTGTTTCCCAGCGTCGCGCGCCCTGGCGCCGGCCTGTTCATCCGGGAACGCATGTTCCGCGTGGCGCAGCACCGCCCGCTTGCCGTCGTGTCGCCGCAGCCCTGGTTCCCCGGGCTGGCCCTGATCCGTCGGGTGCGCCCAGGCTACCGTCCTCAGGCGCCGGCACTGGAAATCCAGCAGGGCATCCGCGTGTATCACCCGCGCTTTCTCGCCGCCCCGGGGATCCTCCGCCGGTTCGACGGACTGTCGATGGCGCTGGCCAGTTTCTTCCTGCTGCGACGCCTGAAGCGCGAAGGGGCACGGCTCATCGACGCGCACTTCGCCTACCCGGACGGTGCGGCCGCCGTCACGCTGGGGCGTTGGCTTGGCCTGTCGGTGACGATCACCCTTCGCGGCACCGAGGTGCCGCACAGCCGCGACACACGACTGCGCCGTCGGCTGGCGCGCGCGCTCGGCGCGGCGACGCGGGTCTTTGCGGTGTCCGACTCGCTCCGGCGCCTCGCCCTCGATCTCGGCGCTGCCCCCGAGAAGACCGAGGTGATCGGGAACGGCGTCGACCTCGGCATGTTTCACCCGGTTGATCGTCATGCGGCGCGCGCCCGCTACGACCTGCCCGATCGGGCGCAGGTGCTCGTTTCGGTGGGCGGGCTGGTCGAGCGCAAGGGCATGCACCGCGTCATCGACTGCCTGCCGATGCTCATCGAGCGCCATCCGGACCTGCACTATGTCGTCGTCGGCGGCGGCGGCCCCGAAGGCGACATGCGCGCCGAACTCGAGGCGCAGGCAGCGCGCCTCGGCCTGAGCGACCGCGTGCATTTTCTGGGTGCCTTGCCGCCGGAAGCCCTCAAATGGCCGCTGTCGGCCGCCGACGTCTTCGTGCTCGCGACGCGCAATGAAGGCTGGGCCAACGTATTCTTGGAAGCCATGGCATGCGGCCTGCCCGTCGTCACCACGGACGTCGGCGGCAATGCGGAAGTCGTCTGCCATCCCGGCCTCGGGCGCATCGTGCCGTTTGGCGATGCGGCCGCCTTGCAGGCGGCGCTGGACGAGGCGCTCGACGCGCACTGGGACCGGGATGCGATCCTTGCATACGCGCGCGCCAACCAGTGGGATGCGCGCGTCGCCCAGCTGCTGCGCGCATTCGCGCCCCTGCTTTCCTCCCCGTCGCCTGCCGATCGGCACATGCCGACGGCCGCACGCCGATGA
- a CDS encoding sulfotransferase family protein, with protein sequence MSAPRPATGHDARSVPARLRHAIWRHAKAVRQRLLPRRVAQHVFVAGMQRSGTNLLMDVLDASAATQVFHETDPRAFERYEMRDCEVIGQLVRQSVAPVFVIKALCELDRLPFLMERFNPAKTLWMVRDWRDSVDSAIKSFGNFVPQWQRLAHGDASDWRGRGMSATTRERLRALYRPDASEAEGAAIMWFYRNAIFFEQQLAADPRVRVVFYESLVQQPMREVAAVYDFLGLSGFNAAIAARIHARSVRHRSPPDISPAVAGLCDELLMRFKALPREGSA encoded by the coding sequence ATGAGCGCACCTCGGCCTGCGACCGGACACGACGCGCGCAGCGTGCCTGCACGGCTTCGCCATGCCATCTGGCGGCACGCCAAGGCGGTGCGGCAGCGTCTGCTTCCCCGCCGGGTGGCGCAGCACGTCTTCGTCGCGGGGATGCAGCGTTCGGGCACCAACCTCCTGATGGACGTGCTCGATGCGAGTGCCGCCACCCAGGTGTTCCACGAAACCGACCCGCGTGCCTTCGAGCGCTACGAAATGCGGGATTGCGAGGTGATCGGCCAGCTGGTGCGGCAGAGCGTGGCGCCGGTATTCGTCATCAAGGCCCTGTGCGAGCTCGATCGGCTCCCGTTCCTGATGGAGCGCTTCAACCCGGCGAAAACGCTCTGGATGGTGAGGGACTGGCGCGACAGCGTCGATTCGGCGATCAAGTCGTTCGGCAATTTCGTGCCGCAATGGCAGCGGCTGGCGCACGGCGACGCGAGCGACTGGCGCGGGCGCGGCATGTCGGCCACTACCCGCGAGCGGCTGCGCGCACTGTATCGGCCCGACGCCAGCGAGGCGGAAGGTGCGGCGATCATGTGGTTCTACCGCAATGCGATCTTCTTCGAGCAGCAGCTCGCCGCGGATCCCCGCGTCCGGGTGGTGTTCTACGAGTCGCTGGTTCAGCAGCCGATGCGCGAAGTGGCCGCGGTGTACGATTTTCTCGGCCTGTCCGGCTTCAATGCCGCGATCGCGGCGCGCATCCATGCGCGCTCCGTCAGGCACCGCAGCCCGCCCGACATCTCGCCGGCGGTGGCCGGCTTGTGCGACGAGCTGCTGATGCGCTTCAAGGCGCTGCCCCGGGAGGGATCGGCATGA
- a CDS encoding phenylacetate--CoA ligase family protein: MSVPAWLARSVFRVQEAVMRRPTFALLEVLQRTQWLSPDDMREYQRARLNGLLQSALAHSPWHAQRLQAAGLAEAVRAGAVGPGDLARLPTMDKRDARSHIDALVWRGVPGGVFPYTTGGSSGEPLMFYFGRARQAADAAGRLRARRWWGVQPGEREVYLWGAPVELNATDRVKTLRDRLVNQLLLNAFEMSPARMDVYLEAIEAWNPKAIYGYASSLALLAAHAEARSVKPRLPALRVVSSTGEPLFLHQRELIERVFGVPVSVEYGARDAGLMALESPDGVLLQMSETHLIEVLDAAGNPAEEGEAVITSLVSAAQPFIRYRTGDVVRRSGRRDPGGRGLAVLDAVVGRQTDFLVAADGRIMHALAAIYVLRAVPGVAQFKLVQHAVDRVEVQLVPDAHWNDAARETVVRGLRARLGDALAVELNLRESIAPEASGKHRYVVSHVRLDEALAQAGGTAS; this comes from the coding sequence ATGAGCGTACCGGCCTGGCTGGCGCGAAGCGTGTTCCGCGTGCAGGAGGCGGTGATGCGCCGGCCGACGTTCGCGCTGCTCGAGGTGCTGCAGCGTACGCAGTGGCTCTCGCCGGACGACATGCGCGAATACCAGCGCGCGCGGCTCAACGGGCTGCTGCAGTCGGCGCTGGCGCACAGCCCCTGGCACGCGCAGCGGCTGCAGGCAGCCGGCCTCGCCGAGGCCGTCCGCGCCGGTGCGGTCGGGCCGGGCGACCTGGCGCGGCTGCCGACGATGGACAAGCGCGATGCGCGCAGTCACATCGATGCGCTCGTGTGGCGGGGGGTGCCCGGCGGGGTGTTCCCGTACACGACAGGCGGCTCCAGCGGCGAACCGCTGATGTTCTATTTCGGCCGCGCCCGCCAGGCGGCGGATGCGGCGGGGCGCCTGCGGGCGCGGCGCTGGTGGGGCGTGCAGCCGGGCGAGCGCGAGGTCTACCTGTGGGGCGCACCGGTCGAGCTCAACGCGACCGACCGTGTCAAGACGCTGCGCGACCGCCTCGTGAACCAGCTGTTGCTGAACGCGTTCGAGATGTCGCCGGCGCGCATGGATGTGTATCTCGAAGCCATCGAGGCCTGGAATCCCAAGGCGATCTACGGCTACGCCAGCAGCCTGGCCCTGCTCGCCGCGCATGCCGAGGCGCGGTCGGTCAAGCCGCGCCTGCCGGCGCTGCGCGTGGTGAGCAGCACCGGCGAGCCGCTGTTCCTGCATCAGCGCGAGCTGATCGAGCGCGTATTCGGCGTGCCGGTGTCGGTCGAATACGGCGCGCGCGATGCCGGCCTGATGGCGCTCGAGTCGCCGGACGGCGTCCTGCTGCAGATGAGCGAGACGCACCTCATCGAGGTCCTCGACGCGGCAGGCAATCCGGCCGAGGAGGGCGAGGCCGTGATTACTTCCCTGGTGTCGGCGGCGCAGCCCTTCATCCGCTATCGCACGGGCGACGTGGTGCGGCGGAGCGGGCGCAGGGATCCCGGTGGCCGTGGGCTTGCCGTGCTGGATGCCGTCGTGGGGCGCCAGACGGATTTCCTCGTCGCGGCCGACGGCCGCATCATGCACGCACTGGCGGCGATCTATGTGCTGCGGGCGGTTCCGGGCGTGGCCCAGTTCAAGCTGGTGCAGCATGCGGTCGACCGGGTCGAGGTCCAGCTGGTGCCGGACGCGCACTGGAACGACGCGGCGCGCGAGACGGTGGTCCGGGGCTTGCGGGCGCGCCTGGGCGATGCGCTGGCGGTCGAGCTGAACCTGCGCGAGTCGATCGCGCCGGAAGCGTCCGGCAAGCATCGCTACGTGGTCAGCCACGTGCGCCTGGACGAGGCGCTGGCGCAGGCGGGGGGCACCGCATCATGA
- a CDS encoding putative O-glycosylation ligase, exosortase A system-associated, which yields MRDLFITGLIFSLLPFVFRRPWLGILLWSWLGYMNPHRLAWGFAYNMPFSMIVGAVTILAFMASREKKDMPWTREIFVLLLLTGWMLFTTFFAFYPALAWLEWNKVWKIMLMVLLTTLIINERYKLHWLMWVIVLSFGFYGVKGGIFTIINGGVYRVQGPTGTFIAGNNEMALALVMTVPLIRYLHLQEPRKWVKIGLATAMVLTGVAAIGSQSRGGMLAMAAMGLFLWVKSRNKIVTGFYMAIAVAVMASVMPQAWYDRMNTIKTYQEDQSAQGRINAWHTAFNVAKDRITGGGFDMFRPPTFRQYAPDPWNVHDVHSIYFEMMGEQGFIGFALFMLLGVLAWMRARQIIKRCKRDPEQKWAADLAAMIQVSLVGYATAGAFLGMSHFDLPYHLMIILVLAAKFSGALGKVAPAPAGVHGRGLPHPASRFGTENAGPRA from the coding sequence ATGAGAGACCTGTTCATCACCGGCCTGATCTTCAGCCTGCTGCCGTTCGTCTTCAGGAGGCCGTGGCTGGGCATCCTGCTGTGGTCGTGGCTGGGGTACATGAACCCCCACCGGCTGGCCTGGGGATTCGCCTACAACATGCCCTTCTCGATGATCGTCGGGGCGGTGACCATCCTCGCGTTCATGGCGTCCAGGGAGAAGAAGGACATGCCGTGGACGCGCGAGATCTTTGTCCTGCTGTTGCTGACGGGGTGGATGCTGTTCACCACCTTCTTCGCGTTTTATCCCGCGCTCGCCTGGCTGGAGTGGAACAAGGTCTGGAAGATCATGCTCATGGTCCTTCTGACGACGCTGATCATCAACGAACGCTACAAGCTGCACTGGCTGATGTGGGTGATCGTCCTCTCGTTCGGCTTCTACGGCGTCAAGGGCGGCATCTTCACCATCATCAACGGCGGCGTCTACCGCGTTCAGGGGCCGACGGGAACCTTCATCGCCGGCAACAACGAAATGGCACTGGCGCTGGTGATGACCGTCCCCCTCATCCGTTATCTTCACCTGCAGGAGCCCCGCAAGTGGGTCAAGATCGGCCTCGCCACGGCCATGGTGCTGACCGGCGTGGCGGCCATCGGCAGCCAGTCGCGTGGCGGCATGCTGGCGATGGCCGCCATGGGCCTGTTCCTGTGGGTGAAGAGCCGCAACAAGATCGTGACCGGCTTTTACATGGCGATCGCGGTGGCCGTCATGGCGTCGGTGATGCCGCAGGCCTGGTACGACCGCATGAACACGATCAAGACGTATCAGGAAGACCAGTCCGCGCAGGGACGGATCAACGCCTGGCATACCGCGTTCAACGTGGCGAAGGATCGCATCACCGGCGGCGGATTCGACATGTTCCGCCCCCCGACGTTCCGCCAGTACGCACCGGATCCCTGGAACGTCCACGACGTCCACAGCATCTACTTCGAGATGATGGGCGAGCAGGGCTTCATCGGGTTTGCGCTCTTCATGCTGCTGGGCGTGCTGGCGTGGATGCGCGCCCGGCAGATCATCAAGCGATGCAAGCGTGACCCCGAGCAGAAATGGGCGGCCGACCTGGCGGCCATGATCCAGGTCAGCCTGGTCGGCTACGCGACCGCCGGGGCGTTCCTGGGCATGAGTCATTTCGACCTGCCTTACCATCTGATGATCATTCTGGTGCTCGCGGCCAAGTTCTCAGGCGCCCTCGGCAAGGTCGCGCCGGCCCCGGCCGGCGTCCACGGCAGGGGGCTGCCCCATCCGGCAAGCCGGTTCGGTACGGAGAACGCCGGGCCGAGGGCATGA
- a CDS encoding MBOAT family O-acyltransferase — MLFSSPTFLLFFAVLLLFYAGARSYRERAAIVLAGSLLFYASWKPAYLLLLTASVSLNYWLYSALSATRSKRLLVAGLALNLGFLGIIKYLGMALDTLSGLAGWLELPVPAAPPAWVHWALPLGISFYTFHMLSVMIDVYRGEWTHRISFRAWWMYVTFFPHMIAGPILRASELVEQLEDLQPLRAREVKLGALIFLAGLVKKVLFADNLAPLADALFGQPQALGLYAAWLAATAFALQIYFDFSGYSEMAVGLARMFGVVLPRNFLHPYTSRSVREFWQRWHITLSRWLRDYLYISLGGNRRGKARNLANLMITMLLGGLWHGAAWTFVFWGLLHGSYLVLHRVLLDACTRVGVLEGSAAARALSWLGWPVTLALVWLTWVFFRAPTFHDAWTITAAMLGMADAAGAPAVRTYVQALVWASLLLVLVEPAIERALKRGLRRWGELHFTLRGTAYAGIALMVILFGGSSQKFIYFDF, encoded by the coding sequence GTGCTGTTCAGCTCCCCGACCTTCCTGCTCTTTTTTGCCGTCCTGCTGCTTTTCTACGCAGGTGCGCGCAGCTATCGTGAACGTGCGGCCATCGTGCTCGCCGGCAGCCTCCTGTTCTACGCGTCCTGGAAGCCGGCCTACCTGCTGCTGCTCACGGCATCGGTCAGCCTCAACTATTGGCTCTATTCGGCCCTGTCGGCGACCCGCAGCAAGCGCCTGCTGGTGGCCGGGCTGGCGCTGAATCTCGGCTTCCTCGGCATCATCAAGTATCTGGGCATGGCGCTCGACACGCTGTCAGGCCTCGCCGGCTGGCTCGAGCTGCCTGTCCCCGCCGCGCCGCCTGCGTGGGTGCACTGGGCCTTGCCGCTGGGGATCAGCTTCTACACCTTCCACATGCTGTCGGTCATGATCGACGTCTATCGGGGCGAGTGGACCCACCGCATATCGTTTCGCGCCTGGTGGATGTACGTGACCTTCTTCCCGCACATGATCGCCGGGCCCATCCTGCGGGCGTCCGAACTGGTCGAACAGCTGGAAGATCTGCAGCCGCTGAGGGCGCGCGAAGTGAAGCTCGGGGCCCTGATCTTCCTGGCCGGACTCGTCAAGAAGGTGCTGTTCGCCGACAACCTGGCGCCGCTGGCGGACGCGTTGTTCGGGCAGCCGCAGGCGCTCGGCCTCTACGCCGCCTGGCTCGCGGCCACCGCCTTTGCACTGCAGATCTATTTCGACTTTTCCGGCTACAGCGAGATGGCGGTCGGCCTGGCACGCATGTTCGGCGTGGTGCTGCCACGCAACTTCCTGCATCCGTACACCAGCCGCAGCGTGCGCGAGTTCTGGCAGCGCTGGCACATCACGCTGTCGCGCTGGCTGCGCGACTACCTCTACATCTCGCTGGGCGGGAACCGCCGCGGCAAGGCGCGCAACCTGGCCAACCTGATGATCACGATGCTGCTCGGCGGGCTCTGGCACGGCGCCGCCTGGACGTTCGTGTTCTGGGGGCTCCTGCACGGGAGCTATCTCGTTCTGCACCGCGTGCTGCTGGATGCCTGCACGCGGGTCGGCGTGCTCGAAGGCTCCGCCGCCGCGCGCGCCCTGTCCTGGCTGGGCTGGCCGGTGACGCTTGCACTGGTATGGCTGACCTGGGTGTTCTTTCGTGCGCCGACCTTCCACGATGCGTGGACCATCACGGCCGCGATGCTGGGAATGGCGGATGCCGCCGGCGCGCCGGCGGTGCGCACCTATGTGCAGGCGCTCGTCTGGGCGAGCCTGCTGCTGGTCCTGGTCGAGCCCGCCATCGAGCGGGCGCTTAAGCGCGGATTGCGGCGCTGGGGGGAACTGCATTTCACGCTGCGCGGCACCGCATATGCGGGCATTGCACTGATGGTGATCCTCTTCGGCGGCAGCAGCCAGAAATTCATCTATTTCGATTTCTGA